Genomic DNA from Myxococcota bacterium:
CGCAGCACCCCGAGATAGCCGTACGACACACAAGCCCGGTCGAGCACGCCGCGCTCGCGCAAGAGCCGGTGGAAGCGCGGCAGCTTGTAGTGCGGGACGGTCATCATCAGGTGGTGCTCGAGGTGGTAGTTCACGCGGTTGGGCGCGATCAAGAGCCGCTCCCACCAGCGCGCGACCGTGGTGCGCGTGTTGTTCAGCGCGTCGTTCGCGTCGGGCGTGAGCGCGTGCTCGGCGATCGAGCGGATGCGAGTCACGAGCCGGTAGGTGGTGAGCCACGCGGCTGGCCACAGCAGATAGAGTGCCGGGTGACCTGCGGCCCACAGGACCGCGAGTAACACGAGGTTCGTCGCGACCACCGGCGCGAGCTTGCGCCAGCCCACGTCGGGCCGCTCGCCGCGGCTCATGCCCTGGTCGCGCTGGTTGCCTCTGCCCCAGCCCAGGTCGCGCATGAACACGGCCTTGGCCTGCTTCAGGCCCGTCTGGCCGCTGAGGTCGCGAATCACTTTGCGGCGGAAGCTGTCGCGCGTGATCGGGAAGGGAGTCACGAGCCCCAGGTCGGGATCCTCGGCGGTGCCGGTCTTCGCGTGATGCACCAAATGGTAGCGGCGGTAGGGCTCGACCTCGGCCCAGATCGGGTAGGCGCACAGCCAGTTGCCGGCCCAGTCATTGAGCCAGCGCGTGCCGAACAGCGAGCGGTGCGCGGCTTCGTGCATCAGGATCGCGAAGCCGAGCTGGCGCGCGCCGATCAGGCACAGCGCGAGCACGATCGTGAGGGGGTTGGGCGCCCAGGCCACGAGCGCCATCGCGCCGAACACCACGGCCCAGTCGAAGGCGATCGACAGCCAGCCGTGCAGGTCGTCGACCTGGAGCAGCTCGCGGCGCTCCTCGATCGACAGCGCGTCGCGCCAGTTCCAGGCCTCCCAGGTCTCCGGGCTCGTGCTCACCTAGTGACTCCCCAGCGCGGCGGCGCGCGCTTCGTCGGAAAGACCCGCGAGGTTCGCGGGCGAGGTGCGGTGCGGCGCGTCGTGCGCCTTCATGAACTCGCGCCAGCAGGCGCGGCCCACGCGGTCGTACTCGCGCATGGCGGCGACCAGCGCCCGGCGCTCGCGCTCGGGCGCGATCGCCTCGGGCAGGCAGGGGTCGAGCGCGATCTCGCGGATCGCGCGCCCGCCCACCAGGAAGGTCTCGACCATGGCCTCGGCCGGAGTGAGTCGCTCGAGCTTCGCGGCGCTGCGCTCGAGCGCCTCGCGCGCCTGGCGCTGCGCGGCGACCAGCGCCTCGGCGTCCCACAGCGCGCGCGCCCGGGCCTCGGTCCTGGGGTCGAGCTCGGACAGGCGCAACACCGAGGCGTGTCGGTCCAGGCCCAGCTCGAGCAGCGCCTCGCGCGCCGCCGTCACGCCGCCGCGCAGGTTGTCGGGCCGGACCCAGAGCCCGGGCGCGAGCCGCGCGAAGCCGAGGAAGGCGAGGGCGCGCGCGTCGCCGCGGCGTGCGGCCCGTCCACCGCGCGCGCCGTGCGTCAGCACGCCCAGCCAGCCGCCTTCCCAGCGCAACGCGCGCTGGTCCGCGGCGAACCAGCCGCCGACGCGTTTCGAGACCGGCTGCGCGCTCGCCGCGAGGCGGTAACGCCCCGGCCCGTCGCGTTCGACGAGGCCTCGGGCCACCAGCCGCAACAGCGCCACGCGCAAGCCGTTCTCGGCGAGCCCGAACAGCGCGGCGGCCTCGACCAGCGCGCGCACGGGGAGGGATCGGCCGCGCGTCGACTGCAAAAGGTCGAGGACCACGCTCTTGGGGCTCGGGCTCACGTGCTCGATATTACAGATATCGTACGTATGCGTCAAATTCTGTAACGATCCGCTTTTCGATACGATGCGCGCATGCGCTTCGGGATCTTCTACGAGCTGTCGGTGCCGCGCCCGTTCGCGCCCGGGGTCGAGCGGTCGGTGTACGAGAACGCGCTCGAGCAGGTGCGGCTCGCCGACGAGCTCGGCTTCGACTTCGTGTGGGCGGTCGAGCACCACTTCCTCGAGGAGTACTCGCACTGCTCGGCGCCCGAGCTGTTCCTCACCGCGTGCGCCATGCAGACCCGGCGCATCCGCGTGGGTCACGGCGCGGTGGTGTGTGTGCCGAAGATGAATCACCCGGTGCGCATCGCGGAGCGCGCCGCCGTGCTCGACATCCTCTCCGGCGGGAGACTCGAGCTCGGCACGGCGCGCTCGTCCACCTGGTCGGAGCTCGCGGGCTTCGAGATCGACCCCGACACCACCAAGCAGACCTGGGACGAGACCATCCGGGCGCTGCCGCGCATGTGGACCGAGGAGCGCTTCTCGTGGCGGGGCATGTCGTTCTCGGTGCCCGAGCGCGCGATCCTGCCCAAGCCCGTGCAGCAGCCGCATCCGCCGCTGTGGGTCACGGTGACTTCGCCCGGCACGGAGCTCGACGCGGCCGAGCGCGGCATCGGGTGTCTCGGGGTGGCCGCGGCGAGCTTCAAGGAGCAGGAGCGGCGCACGAGCGAGTACCGGCGCCGGATCGCGTCGTGCACGCCGATCGGCGCGGTGAACTCACAGGTCGCGACCTTGAACTTCCTGTATTGCCACGAGGACCCGGCCGAGGCCGCGCGCACCGGGCTCGGCATGCTGGGCCTGTTCACCCAAGCCAACACGCAGCTCCTGTTCACGCGCGAGGCCTACCCGACGCGCGCCTACGGGTCACTCGCCAACCTGGCCCCGTCACCTGCCCGGCGCGAAGGCAGCCCCGGTGACTCGAGCGGGATCCCCGAGGGCATGGCCATCGGCGATCCCGACCGGATCGTGCGCGCGATCAAGGAGTGGGAGTCGATCGGCGTCGACGGGGTGAACTTCCTGCTGAACGCCATGGAAGCGATTCCCCAGGAGAAGGTGCTCGCGAGCTTGCGCCTGTTCGCGCGCGAGGTGATGCCGGTGTTCCGCAGGAACGGAGCGCGCTGATGCTCGAGGGCAGGGCCGACGTCGCCGCGCTCGCTCGCCGCGCGCCGCGCCTGGGCGGCTTCGAGACCGAGGCCGTCGTGCTGCCCGGCGTGGAGCTCTTGCAGGTCACCTACGAGCTGGGCGGGCGGCCGCCGGAGTCACTCTTCCCGCCCGCGCTCGCGCCCACGCTTCCGGTTCTGGCCGTGCTGGCCGTGCTGCGCGCCCCGGACGGTCCGCTCGGCCCCTTCGCGCTCGCCGAGCTCCGGCTGAGCTGTCGCTCCGGTGTGCGGCCGCGCCAGCTCCTGGCGGGCGCTTTCGTCGACGGCGAGCCCGCGCGCGCGGCGCTGAACGACCGCTTCGCCTTCGGCGCGCGGCCCGCGCGCATCCGGCTCGAGCGCTTCTACGACCGGGTCGACAGCCGGGTCGAAGCGGAGGGTCAGGTGAGGCTCGAGACGCGTGCGCTCGGACCGCTGCCGCTCGCGCCGGGCGACCTGCAGTTCTTCTCGTCCATGCACCCGGCCGAGACACCCAAGGGCTTCCGGCTGGTGCAGATCGACGCCGACGTGCACGTGACCCGCGCCGAGCGCGCCGCGCCCGAGGTGAGTCACTTCGACGCCGACGCCTTCGGCGTGCCGGGCGCCGCGCTCGCCTGGCCGGTGGCTGCGTTCGTGGCGCTGTGCGACGTGACCCTGCCGCGGGTGCGCTTCGTGTGCCGGCCCGACGTCCACGCCTTCACGGGCACCGAGCGGGTCGGCTAGCCGAGCGCGGCTCCGCGGCGATCCACGCCCGCGCCTTGCGCACCAGCCGCGCCAGGCTCTCGTGCGCCAGCTCCGGGTGGTCGACCTCGGCCGGGAACCAGCGCAGCGCGTTCGACTCACTCGACGCGCGCGGCTCTTCGCCCGGCGCGGCGAGCAAGAGGTAGCGCACGTCGTGGTGCAGGTGCGCAGGCTCGCCGCCGCGCGCCGGGAAGACGTGCACGTCGACGTCGAACGGCACGGGTCCGAGTGAGTCGCGCTGTGCGAACTCGAGCTTCGCCAGCCCCGACTCCTCTCGCGCCTCGCGCAGCGCGACCGCCGGGGTGTCCGGGTCGCCATCGGAGTGACCGCCGCACTGCAGCCAGCGCCCGAGCTTGGCGTGGTGTGCCAGCAGGAACGCGCGCCGGTCGGGCGAGACGATCCACGCCGAGCCAGTCACGTGGCCCGGTACGCACGTTCGCTCGAAGCAGTCCGGATTGGCGCGCACGAACTGGATCACGTGGTCGACGGCGATGCGCTCTTCGGGATGACGCCCGAGATAGCGAGCGAGCTGGTCGAGCAGCGGCGCGCGCGGGTCGGTCACGAGCCGAACTCTACGCGACCGCGGCCGCGTGCACGCGGAGAATTCCGATACGATGCCCCCAGGGCACCAGGGGAGGACCGGGGCATGAGCCTTCGAATCTATTTGCAGAACACCTCGCCGGGCAAGGCCAAGGAAGCCAACTGGCTGCCGGCGCCCAAAGGAGACCAGCTAGGAGGAAGCGATGCGCGGTGACCCGGCGGTGATCGAGGCTCTGAACGGAATCCTGACCGCAGAGCTCACCGGCATCAACCAGTACTACGTCCACGCGAAGATGTGCCAGAACTGGGGCTACCAGCGCCTGTGGAAGCACAACTACGACGAGGCGATCGACGAGATGAAGCACGCCGACAAGGTCATCGAGCGCATCCTGTTCCTCGATGGCGTGCCCAACATGCAGCGCTACATGCCCGTGCGCGTGGGTGAGACGGTGGTCGAGCAGTTCAAGCTCGACCTCCAGATGGAGCTCGACGCCGTGAAGCGGTACAACGACGCGATCGCGCTCGCGGGTCAGAAGGGCGACGCCGGCACGCGCGAGATACTCGAGCATCTCTTGAAGGGCGAGGAGGAGTCGGTCGACTGGCACGAGGCGCAGCTCGGCATGATCGAGACGATCAGCGCCGAGCGCTATCTCGCGGAGCAGATGAAGGACTAGTCTGCCGGCGGACCCTTGGCCTTGTACACGAGCCGCCCGCGCGCGCCGCGGGCGCCGCGCGCGCCACGGTCGTAGCGCAGGTCGAGCTGGAGGCTCAGCGTCGCGCCTTTCTTGCCCAGGGTGACGCTGCCCTTCGAAGTCACCTGGTCCGGATAGAACGTGAGCGTCGGCGAGGGCGGGTCGGCCTGGTCGGCCGCCACGAGCTCCGCCCCGGCCTCCGCGAACACCGGCTCGAGCGCGCTCATCGCCGCGATGTCGAGCTCGAGCCCGAGCCTCGTGCCGCTCTGGTTGCGCTTCACGATGCTCCCGGTGAGCCCCGCCTCGGCCTCGCAATCGGCGGGCGCGCACAGCTCGAAGCGGTCGTTGTCGAACAGGATCAAGAGCTCGGAGTCAGTGGTGGTCTCGTGCGAGAAGCCGCGCAACCGGGCGTCGCGCTTCACGCTCACCTGGTAGAGCGCGATCGGCTCGCCGAGCTCGGTGTCCTGCGCCTCGGCGTTGTCGCCCACGCCGTCCTCGTCGTCGTCGGTCTGTTCGAGCGGATCGATCGGGAACGCGTCCGTGTCGTCGCAGACCGAGTCACCGTCGAGATCGGACGTGCCGCTGGGGTCGTTCGGGCAGCCGTCTTCCTTGTCACCCACGCCGTCGCCGTCGCTGTCGACTTGCTCGTTCGGGTCGTCGGGGAATGCATCCTCGTTGTCGCCGACCTTGTCGCCGTCGCTGTCGAGCCACTCGTCGAGCTTGGTCGGGAAGGCATCGTTCGGGTCCGGGATGCCGTCGTGGTCCCAGTCCCGGCCCGCGGCCGCGTGCTCGAACGGGAAGAAGTCGCGCGAGTCGGGTGAATGGTCGCGGTCCAGATCGCCCGTCCCGGGGAAGAGCTCGCTGACCGTGGCATCCGCGCCGTCGCCGCGCACGATCCACTCGCGGCCCTGGCGCTCGGCCGTGCGGATCGGGCCGGTCGAGACCAGGGCGCCCTTTGCAAGTCCCAGGTCCTCGCTCGTCAGCCCGCAGCCGTTCGTTCCGGAGGCCCCGCCCAGCGTCACGACCGCATCTCCCAGCGCGAAGAGCTGACCCTGGGCAAGCTGCGGGATCTGAGTGATCTCGAACGGGTCGGTCGAGAGCTCGAGCCCGTCCGGCGCGATCAGGCGCCCGCCCGAGGCCAGGCTGAGCGGCTGCGCGGCGCGCGGCGCGTTCGGGTCGGGCGCGTTGGGATCCAGGGGGTCGAAGACGCCGAGCGCGTTCGGGTCCGAGCTGGCGGCTTCGCCGAGCGTGCCGTCCGTGTCGACCGGCTGGGCGAAGGCGCCCAGGAGGTGCCCCTGGTTGCGCACCGAGAACAGCGTGCGAGTCACTGCATCGAAGGCCATGTCGTCCCAGCTCGGGATGTCGACCGGGGGCGGCGCGTTGGGGTCGTTCGGATCGTTCGGCTCCTCGGGCGCGATGAAGTCACCCACGTCGGCCTCGGAGACGACCTCGCCCGCCGCGTTCAGCACGAGATAGTGATTGTGGTCGACGCAGACGACCACCTGCTGGTCGGTGGTGGTCATGCCGCACAATGAGCTGGCGTCGGAGAGCGCCTCCTCGGCGAATGGAAGCTCGTCGGCGTCGTCCATCAACGAGCGCAGGCTGAGCGAGGGCGGGTCCGCGCGCGCGATCACGAGCGCGTTCAGCGGCGGCAGAAAGGCCAGCTCGTCCGCGCTGTCCGCGAGGCTGAGCGGCGGCCGCGCGCTGCCGGCGAGCAGCGAGAAGCGCAGGATCTGCGCATCCTGCAACACGTGCAGCACGCCCGCGGGGCTCACGATCTCTGGATCGCTCGACACGGAGCAGGTCGGCGCGGTCGGCTCCGTCTGCTGGGCGCGCGCGAGCGCAGCGATGCCCAACGCGAGGCAGCCCAATAGAACCGCAGCGGGTCTCACCCGCCGATTCTACCCGAAGCGAGTCATTCCGAAGTTGCCGCCGAGATACGCACTGCCGGAGACTCCTCCTGCGCCGCGAGCCTGCGCGCGGCGGCGAGACGGCGCTCGAGCTCCGGCAGCTCGGCGGCGGCCCACTTCGCGGTCTCCGAGCGGAAGCTCGTCTTCTCCTCGCGGAAGTCCGCCACGGCCGCCGCGTCGGCTTCGATCGCCGCCAGGAGGTAAGCCTGGTCGAACTCCGGGCCGCGCGCCGCCGCGACTCGGATGTACTCCTCCTGATGGGGCTCGGACAGGTCGGACGGCAGCTCGAGGTCGTCGGCGCGCGCCGCACGAGTGAGCGCCTTGCGCGCGTCGGTCCAATCTTCGAGCACGTGGCGCGCATGGTCGTAGATCTCGCGCCGGACACAGTGACTCAGGGCGACGTCCGCGAGCCGCGCCTGGAGCATCCCCGCGCTGCCCGCGCGGTCCAGAAACGACTGCTCCCGCTCCTGCGGCGTCGTGGGCCGCTGACAGCCGACGAAGGCGAGCACGCCGAGGAGTACGGTCAGCCACCACGACATGGCTCGCGTGCAGAGCAAGGCGCGTACCGTGCTGCGTCGCGAAACACCGCCCGGGTCTCGCCGGGGCGCGCAAATTTGTAGAATGGCCGGCCATGGTCGAGAAGCGAGTCGATCCCGAGCTCTGCGTGCGACTCGCGCGCGAGTACGGCACGCCGTACTTCCTGTACGACGCCGGAGTGATTCGCGCCCAGCTGGCGAGGCTGCGGGCCTTCGACGTGGTGCGCTTCGCGCAGAAGGCGCTCTCCAACCTGCACGTGCTGCGGCTCATGCGGGCCGAAGGGGCGTTGGTCGACGCCGTCTCGGCCGGCGAGCTCGAGCGCGCCCTGCGCGCCGGCTACACGGGCGCGGGCGAGCCCGCCGGCGTCGTGTTCACGGCCGACGTGATCGACCCCGAGACCCTGGACCGGGTGATCGCGCTCGACGTGCCCGTGAACGCCGGCTCGGCCGACATGCTCGAGCAGGTGGGCGCGCGCCGGCCCGGCCACCGCGTCTGGCTGCGCGTGAACCCCGGCTTCGGCCACGGACACAGCCGCAAGACCAACACCGGCGGGCCGTGGAGCAAGCACGGCATCTGGCACGAGCACCTGGGCGAGGCGCTGCGCTCGATCGAGAAGCACCGCCTCGATCTCGTGGGCCTGCACATGCACATCGGGTCGGGAGCCGACTTCGCGCACCTGCGGCGGGTGTGCGACGCCATGGTGAGTCAGGTGCGCGCGCTCGGCCTCGATTTGCGCGCGATCTCGGGCGGTGGCGGGCTGCCGATCCCGTACCGGCGCGGCGAGCCCGAGTTCGACACGGCCGCGCTCCACTCACTGTGGGACGCGGCGCGGCGCGAGATCGAAGCCGCGCTCGGCCATCGCGTGTCGCTCGAGATCGAGCCCGGCCGCTTCCTGGTCGCGCAGAGCGGCGTGCTGGTCTCGACCGTGCGCGCCGTGAAGCGCATGGACGCCACGCGCTTCCTGCTGGTCGACGCCGGCTTCAACGACCTGATGCGGCCCGCCATGTACGGCAGCTACCACGAGATCTCGGTGCTGCGTGCGCGCGGCGAGGCGGCGAGCGGCGCGACCGAGCCCACGGTGGTCGCGGGGCCGTTGTGTGAGTCCGGCGACGTCTTCACCCAGGAGGAGGGCGGCGTGGTCGTGACTCGCGAGCTGCCTTCGGCCGTGGTCGGCGACCTGGTGGTGCTGCACGACGCCGGCGCCTACGCGGCCTCGCAGGCCAGCAACTACAACTCGCGCCCGCACCTGCCGGAGCTCCTGCTCGACGGCGGCCACGTGCGCGAGATCCGCCGCCGCCAGACGATCGACGACCTCTTGGACCTCGAAGAGATCTAGGGACCGACCGACTTCTTCTTGCGCGCCGCGCGTCGCTTCTCGAGCTCTGCCGTGACCGCGTCGGGCGCGTAGCGGCGCTTGTCGTCTCTCATCCGCTTGGCGACGCGCTCGCGCAGCTCGGGGTCGCCGAGCGCCAGCATGCGCGCTGCCAAGAGCGCCGCGTTGCGCGCGCCGTTCACGGCCACGGCCGCGACCGGCGTGCCCGGGGGCATCTGCAGCACCGAGAGCGCGGCGTCCACGCCGTTCATGGCGCCGCCGCCGCACGGCACGCCGATCACCGGCAGGGTGGTGTGCGCTGCCGCCACGCCGGGCAGCGCCGCGGACATGCCCGCGAAGCCGATCACCACGCGATAGCCTTCCTTCTCGGCGTTCTTCACGGCGTCGACGGCCTCGTCGGGCGTGCGGTGCGCGGACAGCACGCGCACCGTGGAGCCGATCTCGAGCTCGGTCAGGGTCTCCTCGCAATCGAGCACCAGATCGAGGTCGCTCGGGCTGCCGCAGATCAGGAGCACGGTCGGGGCGGTCGATTTCATGCGCGGGATTGGAGCGTCGCCCCTCTTTCGCGTCAAGCGAATCTTCGATAACGAGTGCGCTCGATCACAGAGTGAGCGCGCGGGCATTCCGTAGCGTCCGCGGTCACTGGAAGGAGCTCGCATGAAACGGGGTTTGGGAGTGAAGAGCATTGCCGCCGTCGCGCTGGTCGTCGCGCTCGGGGCCACGGGCTGTGCGTCGAGCGGCGACCTGGCCGCCGCGCAGGCGGACGCCGCCGACGCGAAGCGCATCGCGCAGGAGGCGAACGCGAAGGCCGACCGCGCCGCCGCTGACGCCGCGGCCGCACGCGCCGCCGCCGATCAGGCTGCGGAGGAAGCAAAGAAGGCCAGCGAGAAAAGCGACCGGATCTTTCAGCGCACGCTCCACAAGTAGCGCGGACCCGGCAGCGGCCGGCGCCGATCCGCCGGCCGCCCTCGACCCGCCTGCCGAGTCACCGGGCAAGGCGAGCTTCGTCCTCGTGCTGAAAGGCGCGAGGCGGCTCTTGCTCTTGCGCGGCGACCACGTGCTGCGCGAGTACGAGGTCGCGCTCGGCCGCAACCCGAGCGGTCCGAAGCGCAATCACGGCGACGGGCGCACGCCCGAAGGGCGGTACTTGCTCGACTGGCGCATCGACGACAGCAAGTTCCACCGCGCGCTGCACGTCTCCTACCCGAACGAGCGCGACCTCGACTTCGCGCACCGGGCCGGGCTCGACGCGGGCGGAGGGGTCATGATCCACGGACTGCCGCGCGACGCGAGCTGGATCGGCGGGCTGCACAGCGACTACGACTGGACCAACGGCTGCATCGCCGTGTCGGACGACGAGATGGACGAGATCTGGGAGCTCGTGGATGACGGGACGCCGATCGAGATCCGCCCGTAGGGCGCTGCTCGCGTGCGCCGCGCTTGCCGTCGCCGCTTGCGCGCGCGCGCCCGAGGTGCCGCGCTACCTGCTCGAGAACCCGCCGCCTTCGAGCGACCTCGTGGGCAAGCTCACGTTCCGGGACACCAAGCAGGACGAGACACTGGTCGACATCGCGCCGGAGCTGCGCATCGGCTACGTGGAGCTCCTGGCCGCAAACCCCGGTGTCGACCCGTGGCTGCCGGGAGAGACGCGGCTGGCCGTGCCCGGCGCCCGGCTCCTGCCCAGCGGCAAGCGCGAAGGCATCGTGGTGAACCTGGGCGATCTGCGGCTGTACTACTTCGCGAAGGGCGCGCCGCCGCGCTCGTACCCGATCGGCATCGCCAAGGACGGCTATGCGACACCCACCGGTGTCACCTCGGTGAAGGGCAAGAAGGAGAAGCCCACCTGGGTGCCGGGTGAGTCGGCGCACCGCGACGACCCGAATCTGCCCGAGGCCATCCCGCCCGGGCCGAAGAACCCGCTGGGCGAGTACGCGCTCTATCTCGGCTGGCCCTCGTATCTCATCCACGGCACGAACGAGCCGCGCGGGGTGGGGCGCCACTCGAGCCGCGGCTGCATCCGGCTCTACCCGGAGGACATCGCGGAGCTGTTTGCCAAGGTCGACGTGGGCACACCCGTGCGCGTGGTGAACGAGCCGGTGAAGCTGGGCTGGATCGCGGGCGAGCTGTATCTCGAGGTGAACCCCGACCCCGACCAGTCACTCGAGCTCGACGAGACCGGGAAGATCGCCGCACCCAAGCCCGCCCGAGGCCTGCGCGAGCTCGTGACGCGCGTCGCGGGCAAGGAGGCCAAGCGCATCGACTGGCCGCTCGTCGAGAAGGCGGGGCAGAAGCGGATCGGGGTGCCGACCCGGATCACGAAGCCCAGCCCGCCGCCCGCGGCTGCGCCCGCTGCCCCGGCCCCGAAGTCCGGCTGAAAAAATCGCTTGCCTCGCCTTCCTGGTTCGTGTATGTAGCGATCGTTACAGAACGGAGGGGCCAAGAAATGGACGCGAGCGAGTACCTGGGCCGGGTCCGAGACCTCCTGCCGGCGCTGCGCGAGCGCGCGCCGGAGTGCGAGGCGCTGCGGCGCGTGCCCGACGAGACGTTCAAGGAGTTCCAGGCGCGCGGGCTGCTGCGCGCGCTCCAGCCCAAGCGCTGGGGCGGGTTCGAGCTCGACCCCTGGACGTTCTACGAGGCCGTGATGGAGGTCGCGGGCGCGTGCGCGTCGAGCGGCTGGGTGCTGGGCGTGCTGGGCGTGCACAACTGGCAGCTCGGGCTCTTCGCCGAGGCCGCGCAGCGCGACGTGTGGGGCAACGACAGCTCGGTGAACGTCTCCTCGTCCTACGCGCCCACGGGCAAGGTCGAGCGCGTGCCGGGCGGCTTCCGGCTCTCGGGCCGCTGGTCGTTCTCGAGCGGCTGCGACCACTGTGACTGGGTATTCCTGGGCGGAGTCGCTCCCGGCGAGGGTCCGCTGCCCGACATGCGCACCTATCTGGTTCCGCGCAGCGACTACCGCATCGACGACAACTGGCGCGTCGCGGGTCTGTGCGGCACCGGCAGCAAGGACATCGTGGTGGACAGCGCGTTCGTGCCCGAGCACCGCACGCACCGCTTCGTCGACGGGTTCTCGCTGAAGAGCCCGGGCCAGGAAGTGAACCCCGGCGTGCTGTTCCGCCTGCCGTTCGGCTGCGTGTTCGCGTGCGCGATCGCGGTGCCGGCGATCGGCGCGGCCCAGGCCGCACTGGGTCACTTCACGAGTCTCACGCGCGGGCGCGTGAGCGCCGCGGCGGGCGCCAAGGCGGCCGAGGACCCGTTTGCGCAGGCGCGGCTGGCCGATGCGGCGGCCGCGGTCGACGCGGCGCGTGAGTCCATGCGGCGTGACTGGCGCGAGCTCATGGCGCTGGCCGAGGCGGGGCAGGGCATTCCGCTCGGGCCGCGCGTGCGCGCGCGCTTCGACGCGGGCCAGGCCGTGGCGCGCGGCGTGCACGCCGTGGACCGCTTGTTCGAGGCCAGCGGCGGCCGCGCGATCTTCCTCGACAACCCGATCCAACGCGTGTTCCGCGACGTGCACGCCATGCGCGCGCACGCCATCAACAACCCGGACAAGGCCAGCCGGATGTTCGGCCGCTTCGAGCTCGCGCCCGACGCGCCGCCATCCGACGCCACCGACCTCTTCATCTGACTCACGACAAAGGAGACTCGAGCATGACTTCCGTACGACAGCTCGGCTATCTCGGCCTGGAAGTGAGCGACCTCCCGCGCTGGGAGAAGTTCGCGGTGGATCTCCTGGGCCTCGAGCCGGGCCGGCGCGGCGCCGACGGCTCGCTGGCGCTGCGCCTGGACCAGTACGAGCAGCGCATCGTGCTGCACCCCGGCCCGGCCGACGACCTGCGCTATCTCGGCTTCGAGGCGGCGAACGACGCCGAGCTCGAGGCGCTGGGCGCGGGGCTGGTGCGCGCGGGCTACACCGTGACCGAGGGCAAGCCCGAGACTGCCGCGGCGCGCCGCGTGACTCGCCTGCTCGAGACGGCCGATCCGACCGGCATTCCGGTCGAGCTCTACGTGGGCGCGGCGCTCGCGCAAAAGCCCTTCACCTCGCCGCGAGTCAGCTCGGGCTTCGTCGCCGGCGAAGAGGGCCTGGGTCACGCCGTGATCTGCGCCAAGGACCCCGAAGCCACCGAGCGCTTCTATCTCGAGCTGCTGGGCATGCGGCTCAGCGACCGGGTGAAGATCGCGCTGAATCCCCAGTTCACGCTCGAGATCCGCTTCCTGCACGCGAACCCGCGCCATCACTCGATCGCGTTCGCCTCGGTGCCCATGCCCAAGCGCCTGCACCACTTCATGATCGAGGTGCGCTCGCCCGACGACGTGGGCCGCGCGCACGACCGCATGGTCGAGGCGGGCCAGAGCTTCAGCATGGACCTGGGCAAGCACCCCAACGACGGGATGTTCTCGTTCTACGCCAAGACGCCCTCGGGCTTCGACGTGGAGTTCGGCTCGGGCGGCGTGAAGGTCGACGACGCGACCTGGTCGGTGAAGACCTACGACCACGTGAGCAC
This window encodes:
- a CDS encoding L,D-transpeptidase family protein; protein product: MPRYLLENPPPSSDLVGKLTFRDTKQDETLVDIAPELRIGYVELLAANPGVDPWLPGETRLAVPGARLLPSGKREGIVVNLGDLRLYYFAKGAPPRSYPIGIAKDGYATPTGVTSVKGKKEKPTWVPGESAHRDDPNLPEAIPPGPKNPLGEYALYLGWPSYLIHGTNEPRGVGRHSSRGCIRLYPEDIAELFAKVDVGTPVRVVNEPVKLGWIAGELYLEVNPDPDQSLELDETGKIAAPKPARGLRELVTRVAGKEAKRIDWPLVEKAGQKRIGVPTRITKPSPPPAAAPAAPAPKSG
- a CDS encoding VOC family protein, which encodes MTSVRQLGYLGLEVSDLPRWEKFAVDLLGLEPGRRGADGSLALRLDQYEQRIVLHPGPADDLRYLGFEAANDAELEALGAGLVRAGYTVTEGKPETAAARRVTRLLETADPTGIPVELYVGAALAQKPFTSPRVSSGFVAGEEGLGHAVICAKDPEATERFYLELLGMRLSDRVKIALNPQFTLEIRFLHANPRHHSIAFASVPMPKRLHHFMIEVRSPDDVGRAHDRMVEAGQSFSMDLGKHPNDGMFSFYAKTPSGFDVEFGSGGVKVDDATWSVKTYDHVSTWGHKPVPAKGA
- a CDS encoding L,D-transpeptidase family protein; protein product: MLKGARRLLLLRGDHVLREYEVALGRNPSGPKRNHGDGRTPEGRYLLDWRIDDSKFHRALHVSYPNERDLDFAHRAGLDAGGGVMIHGLPRDASWIGGLHSDYDWTNGCIAVSDDEMDEIWELVDDGTPIEIRP
- a CDS encoding acyl-CoA dehydrogenase family protein — protein: MDASEYLGRVRDLLPALRERAPECEALRRVPDETFKEFQARGLLRALQPKRWGGFELDPWTFYEAVMEVAGACASSGWVLGVLGVHNWQLGLFAEAAQRDVWGNDSSVNVSSSYAPTGKVERVPGGFRLSGRWSFSSGCDHCDWVFLGGVAPGEGPLPDMRTYLVPRSDYRIDDNWRVAGLCGTGSKDIVVDSAFVPEHRTHRFVDGFSLKSPGQEVNPGVLFRLPFGCVFACAIAVPAIGAAQAALGHFTSLTRGRVSAAAGAKAAEDPFAQARLADAAAAVDAARESMRRDWRELMALAEAGQGIPLGPRVRARFDAGQAVARGVHAVDRLFEASGGRAIFLDNPIQRVFRDVHAMRAHAINNPDKASRMFGRFELAPDAPPSDATDLFI